One region of Cryptosporangium phraense genomic DNA includes:
- a CDS encoding aromatic ring-hydroxylating dioxygenase subunit alpha: MTSIVRNQWYVAAYGREIGRDLFSRTICGESILFWRTEAGAVTAMSDRCVHRRFPLAEKPSHLVGDTVVCGYHGFTYGADGVCVAVPGQARVPRTARLRSYPVVEQDSFVWVFIGEPALAESVPIPRAPWLSQEGWTTVAGREPLAARASLLVDNLMDLSHETYLHGGYIGTPEVAETPITTEVDDEAGVVRVSRRMADAACPPFYANSTGLTGRITRWQDIEYQPPCLYTLHSRIAPVGVLPNDDGTDPDAFHVEVVYAITPETEHSTHDFWAVARDFALDDQGVSDFLAESNRTVVLQDVAALNVLEQVIAGEPDGYQELSINIDTGGLAARRMLDRLATGR; the protein is encoded by the coding sequence ATGACGTCGATCGTGCGAAACCAGTGGTACGTGGCCGCGTACGGCCGGGAGATCGGGCGCGACCTGTTCTCCCGGACGATCTGCGGGGAGTCGATCCTGTTCTGGCGGACCGAAGCCGGTGCGGTGACCGCGATGTCCGATCGGTGCGTGCACCGCCGGTTCCCGCTGGCCGAGAAGCCCAGCCATCTCGTCGGCGACACGGTCGTCTGCGGCTACCACGGCTTCACCTACGGCGCCGACGGCGTCTGCGTGGCCGTCCCCGGGCAGGCCCGGGTGCCGCGGACGGCCCGGTTACGGTCCTACCCGGTCGTCGAGCAGGACTCGTTCGTCTGGGTCTTCATCGGGGAGCCCGCGCTCGCGGAGTCGGTCCCGATTCCCCGCGCACCCTGGCTGAGCCAGGAGGGGTGGACCACGGTCGCGGGCCGGGAGCCGCTGGCCGCCCGGGCGAGCCTCCTGGTCGACAACCTCATGGACCTGTCCCACGAGACGTACCTGCACGGCGGCTACATCGGGACGCCGGAGGTGGCCGAGACCCCGATCACGACCGAGGTCGACGACGAGGCCGGCGTCGTCCGGGTGTCCCGGCGGATGGCCGACGCGGCCTGCCCGCCGTTCTACGCGAACTCCACCGGCCTCACCGGACGGATCACCCGCTGGCAGGACATCGAGTACCAGCCGCCCTGCCTCTACACGCTGCACTCCCGGATCGCCCCGGTCGGCGTGCTCCCGAACGACGACGGCACCGACCCGGACGCGTTCCACGTCGAGGTCGTGTACGCGATCACCCCGGAGACCGAGCACTCGACCCACGACTTCTGGGCCGTCGCCCGCGATTTCGCCCTGGACGACCAGGGCGTGTCGGACTTCCTCGCCGAGAGCAACCGGACTGTCGTCCTGCAGGACGTGGCCGCGCTGAACGTCCTCGAGCAGGTGATCGCGGGCGAGCCGGACGGCTACCAGGAGCTGTCGATCAACATCGACACCGGCGGTCTGGCCGCCCGCCGGATGCTGGACCGCCTGGCCACCGGTCGATGA